The following are encoded together in the Nocardia sp. XZ_19_385 genome:
- a CDS encoding acyl-CoA synthetase — MKVAHALEVVKALGVLRKRGVTDPRKPLESLKTVKDSQVYGPQATAIRHSARVVPDNPALVDERGELTYKQLDDQSNAIARGLQAAGITEGMVIGVLARDHRGLILSMAAAGKLGVRIALMNTGFAKPQFAEVCAREQVKAVLHDSEFLGLLDALPADMPRYLTWVDEGTELPSGAETLDDLVAANSAAELPAPKKPGGFIILTSGTTGLPKGAPRSKITPVAPAQLADRIPFPNRGTQVIVSPIFHSTGLATWMLAGSIGNKVVVRRRFDAEATLKMIADHKAEMLVAVPTMLHRMVELPAEVRAKYDISALNCILLAGSALSPELCVKATQTFGPVLYNLYGSTECAVATVANPEELALSPGTVGRAPVTCEVRLYDDNDKPVTAIGTTARIFIRSGAPFEGYTDGRHKQIIDGYMSSGDVGHFNEHGLLMVDGRDDDMIVSGGENVFPQEVENLLLERPDVFDAAVIGVDDVEFGKRLRAFIVPEPGQSPQAEEIKAYVRDNLARYKVPRDVVFLDDLPRNPTGKLLRRVLVEYDVKA; from the coding sequence ATGAAGGTGGCGCACGCGCTGGAAGTTGTGAAAGCGCTGGGGGTTCTTCGTAAGAGGGGGGTCACCGATCCGCGCAAGCCGCTGGAATCGCTGAAGACCGTCAAGGATTCGCAGGTGTACGGCCCGCAAGCCACCGCGATCCGCCATTCCGCCCGCGTCGTGCCGGACAATCCCGCCTTGGTCGACGAGCGCGGCGAGCTGACCTACAAGCAGCTCGACGACCAATCCAATGCCATCGCAAGGGGTTTGCAGGCCGCCGGGATCACCGAGGGCATGGTGATCGGCGTGCTGGCGCGCGACCATCGCGGCCTGATCCTGTCCATGGCCGCGGCGGGCAAGCTCGGCGTGCGCATCGCGTTGATGAACACCGGTTTCGCCAAGCCGCAGTTCGCCGAGGTCTGCGCCCGCGAGCAAGTCAAGGCGGTGCTGCACGACAGCGAGTTCCTCGGGCTGCTCGACGCACTGCCCGCGGACATGCCGCGCTACCTCACCTGGGTCGACGAAGGCACCGAATTGCCCTCCGGCGCTGAGACTCTCGACGACCTGGTCGCCGCCAACTCCGCCGCCGAACTGCCCGCCCCGAAGAAGCCCGGCGGTTTCATCATCCTCACCAGCGGCACCACCGGGCTGCCCAAGGGCGCGCCGCGCAGCAAGATCACCCCGGTCGCGCCCGCGCAGCTGGCGGACCGGATCCCGTTCCCCAACAGGGGAACTCAGGTCATCGTCTCGCCCATCTTCCACAGCACCGGCCTGGCCACCTGGATGCTCGCCGGTTCCATCGGCAACAAGGTGGTGGTGCGCCGCCGCTTCGACGCCGAAGCCACGCTGAAGATGATCGCCGACCACAAGGCGGAAATGCTGGTCGCGGTGCCGACCATGCTGCACCGCATGGTCGAACTGCCCGCCGAGGTCCGCGCCAAGTACGACATCTCCGCGCTGAACTGCATCCTGCTGGCCGGTTCGGCGCTTTCGCCCGAGTTGTGCGTCAAGGCCACGCAGACCTTCGGCCCGGTGCTCTACAACCTGTACGGCTCCACCGAATGCGCGGTCGCGACGGTCGCCAACCCGGAGGAGCTGGCGCTGTCCCCCGGCACCGTCGGCCGCGCGCCCGTCACCTGCGAGGTGCGGCTCTACGACGACAACGACAAGCCGGTCACCGCGATCGGCACGACCGCGCGCATCTTCATCCGCTCCGGCGCTCCGTTCGAGGGTTACACCGACGGCCGGCACAAGCAGATCATCGACGGCTACATGTCCAGCGGCGATGTCGGTCATTTCAACGAGCACGGCCTGCTCATGGTGGACGGCCGCGACGACGACATGATCGTCTCCGGCGGCGAGAACGTCTTCCCGCAGGAAGTGGAGAACCTGCTGCTGGAGCGTCCGGACGTGTTCGATGCCGCGGTCATCGGCGTGGACGACGTGGAGTTCGGCAAGCGGTTGCGCGCCTTCATCGTGCCGGAGCCGGGCCAAAGCCCGCAGGCCGAGGAGATCAAGGCCTACGTCCGCGACAACCTGGCCCGCTACAAGGTGCCGCGCGACGTGGTCTTCCTCGACGACCTGCCGCGCAACCCGACCGGCAAGCTGCTCCGCCGGGTTCTCGTGGAATACGACGTCAAGGCCTAG
- a CDS encoding acyl-CoA synthetase has translation MSLSGTARKVGDLASGVNVMRKRGLFNPLRLDHAAKSAINVLKFGPFAGVVMHAAQGTPKAAAIVDERGELTFGQLDEQSSALARGLAAQGLQPGDVIALLARDHRGMVLSLLAAGKLGVRAVLMNTGFAKPQFADVAAREKVKAVLHDSEFFDLMSAIPADIPRVLTWVDAKDNADPSIPTIESVSAGQSTATHPAPEKPGGMIILTSGTTGTPKGAPRDRVSPIASAQFLDRVPLPRGGTMIMAAPIFHGTGLSQFTLGLALGNRVVFQQRRFDPEQTLANIVKHQADSLIVVPTMLQRILDLPEDVLAKYDPRTIKVIFAAGSAIAPDVVTRSLDYFGDSLYNLYGSTECAVMTVANPAELRKSPTTAGKPPVGIRISLLDEKRKPITAPNVTGTIFVDNGFAFSGYTDGRNKEMVGTLMSSGDVGHFDADGLLYIDGRDDDMIVSGGENVFPLEVENLLAGREDIFEAAVVGVDDREYGKRLRAVVVPSPESKRDAQELKDFVRANLARYKVPREVIFLDELPRNATGKLLRKPLIEMEVDA, from the coding sequence ATGTCTCTGTCCGGCACCGCCCGCAAGGTGGGCGATCTAGCTTCCGGCGTCAACGTCATGCGTAAGCGCGGGCTGTTCAATCCGCTCCGCCTCGATCACGCCGCCAAGTCCGCGATCAATGTCCTGAAGTTCGGCCCGTTCGCCGGTGTGGTCATGCACGCCGCGCAGGGCACCCCCAAGGCCGCGGCCATTGTCGACGAGCGCGGTGAACTGACCTTCGGCCAGCTCGACGAGCAGTCCAGCGCGCTGGCCCGTGGCCTGGCCGCGCAGGGCCTGCAGCCCGGTGATGTGATCGCCCTGCTGGCTCGCGATCACCGCGGCATGGTGCTGAGCCTGCTCGCCGCCGGCAAGCTCGGCGTGCGCGCGGTGCTGATGAACACCGGGTTCGCCAAGCCGCAGTTCGCCGACGTCGCCGCCCGCGAAAAGGTCAAGGCGGTGCTGCACGACAGCGAATTCTTCGACCTGATGAGCGCCATCCCCGCCGACATTCCGCGGGTGCTCACCTGGGTGGACGCCAAGGACAACGCCGATCCCTCGATTCCGACCATCGAATCGGTGTCGGCGGGCCAGTCCACGGCCACCCATCCCGCGCCCGAAAAGCCGGGCGGCATGATCATCCTGACCTCCGGCACCACCGGCACGCCGAAGGGCGCGCCGCGCGACCGGGTCAGCCCGATCGCCTCGGCGCAGTTCCTGGACCGGGTGCCGCTGCCCCGGGGCGGCACCATGATCATGGCCGCGCCCATCTTCCACGGCACCGGCCTGTCCCAGTTCACCCTCGGGCTGGCGCTGGGCAACCGGGTGGTCTTCCAGCAGCGTCGCTTCGACCCCGAGCAGACCCTGGCGAACATCGTCAAGCACCAGGCGGATTCGCTGATCGTGGTGCCGACCATGCTGCAGCGCATCCTGGACCTGCCCGAAGACGTGCTGGCCAAATACGACCCGCGCACCATCAAGGTGATCTTCGCGGCCGGTTCGGCGATCGCGCCGGACGTGGTCACCCGTAGCCTCGACTACTTCGGCGACAGCCTCTACAACCTGTACGGGTCCACCGAATGCGCGGTCATGACCGTCGCCAACCCGGCGGAGCTGCGCAAGTCGCCGACCACCGCCGGTAAGCCGCCGGTCGGTATCCGGATCTCGCTGCTGGATGAGAAGCGTAAGCCGATCACTGCGCCGAACGTCACCGGAACCATCTTCGTGGACAACGGTTTCGCCTTCTCCGGCTACACCGACGGCCGCAACAAGGAGATGGTCGGCACCCTGATGTCCAGCGGTGACGTCGGGCATTTCGACGCCGACGGCCTGCTCTACATCGACGGCCGCGACGACGACATGATCGTCTCCGGCGGCGAGAACGTCTTCCCGCTGGAGGTGGAGAACCTGCTCGCGGGCCGCGAGGACATCTTCGAGGCGGCCGTGGTCGGCGTGGACGACCGCGAATACGGCAAGCGCCTGCGCGCGGTCGTGGTGCCCAGCCCGGAGTCCAAGCGGGACGCGCAGGAGCTCAAGGATTTCGTGCGGGCGAACCTGGCGCGGTACAAGGTGCCGCGTGAGGTGATCTTCCTCGACGAGCTGCCGCGCAACGCGACCGGCAAGCTGCTGCGCAAGCCGCTGATCGAGATGGAAGTCGACGCCTGA
- a CDS encoding LysR family transcriptional regulator: MLDVGRLRVLVAVARTGSVTAAARELHFSQPSVSHHLARLEAETGAQLTQRAGRGIRLTEAGRLLAERAAEILGRLDIASMELSAHVGLRAGKVRVATFASAMLMLMPRVAERLAAEHPGLELELTDTHPPEALHMLRVGEVDVALAYRNEHAVEDSGVRLSYLFDDPTCLLTRLGDDRDSVAAHRDTRWIAGCERQRDNLVRVCADAGFTPKIACTTDDIATKQALVASGVGVTLIPRLALEAYQHPGVAAFEVPGSARHIYAATYGEPPDPPPTRALLAALSAVTQQRPHSE, encoded by the coding sequence ATGTTGGACGTGGGACGCCTGCGCGTGCTCGTCGCGGTGGCCCGCACCGGCTCGGTCACCGCCGCCGCGCGGGAACTGCACTTTTCGCAACCCTCGGTGAGCCACCACCTGGCCCGGCTGGAAGCCGAGACGGGCGCGCAGTTGACCCAGCGGGCCGGGCGCGGGATCCGGCTCACCGAGGCGGGCCGGTTGCTCGCCGAACGCGCCGCCGAGATCCTCGGACGGCTCGACATCGCCTCGATGGAACTGTCCGCGCACGTCGGGCTGCGCGCCGGCAAGGTGCGGGTGGCGACTTTCGCCTCGGCGATGCTCATGCTGATGCCGCGCGTCGCCGAACGCCTCGCCGCCGAGCATCCGGGTCTGGAGCTGGAATTGACCGACACGCATCCGCCGGAGGCGCTGCACATGCTGCGCGTCGGCGAGGTGGATGTGGCGCTGGCCTACCGCAACGAACACGCTGTCGAAGACTCCGGCGTCCGGCTGAGCTATCTGTTCGACGACCCGACCTGCCTGCTCACCCGGCTCGGCGACGATCGTGATTCCGTTGCCGCACACCGGGATACGCGCTGGATCGCAGGATGTGAGCGGCAACGCGACAACCTGGTCCGGGTGTGCGCCGACGCGGGCTTCACCCCGAAGATCGCCTGCACCACCGACGATATCGCCACCAAGCAGGCGCTGGTCGCGAGCGGCGTCGGGGTGACGCTGATCCCGCGGCTCGCGCTCGAGGCCTATCAGCATCCGGGTGTCGCGGCCTTCGAGGTGCCGGGCTCCGCGCGCCACATCTATGCCGCCACCTACGGCGAACCGCCGGACCCGCCGCCGACCCGGGCGCTGCTGGCGGCACTCAGCGCCGTCACACAACAGCGCCCGCACTCGGAATGA
- a CDS encoding cysteine dioxygenase family protein, with amino-acid sequence MEILTQTRPGLSRLIDGIRPALHAGDPHRIATAVAEVLRARHPRTDILTEDERRGSEAGIGRVYLHTEEQFSIQAVIWRPGQETRIHDHIAWCAFAVLQGVEEETLYRDDGDHLTLLGQSVNGTGAVSGFAPPGDIHKVRNPGNDTAITLHVYGTDLGGGRSSVQRTYDLPVRTRPART; translated from the coding sequence ATGGAAATACTGACGCAGACCCGTCCCGGACTGTCCCGGCTCATCGACGGCATCCGGCCCGCCCTGCACGCAGGTGATCCGCACCGCATCGCGACCGCTGTCGCCGAGGTACTCCGGGCCCGCCACCCCCGCACCGACATCCTCACCGAAGACGAACGCCGCGGCTCCGAGGCCGGGATCGGACGGGTCTATCTGCATACCGAGGAGCAGTTCTCGATCCAGGCGGTTATCTGGCGGCCCGGGCAGGAGACCCGCATCCACGACCACATCGCGTGGTGCGCGTTCGCCGTGCTGCAGGGCGTGGAAGAGGAGACGCTCTATCGCGACGACGGCGACCATCTCACCCTGCTCGGGCAATCGGTGAACGGCACCGGCGCGGTCAGCGGCTTCGCACCGCCCGGCGACATCCACAAGGTGCGCAATCCTGGCAACGACACAGCGATCACGCTGCACGTGTACGGCACGGACCTCGGTGGCGGGCGCAGCAGCGTCCAGCGCACCTACGATCTGCCGGTTCGCACCAGGCCGGCTCGGACCTGA